From Electrophorus electricus isolate fEleEle1 chromosome 8, fEleEle1.pri, whole genome shotgun sequence, the proteins below share one genomic window:
- the LOC113567738 gene encoding uncharacterized protein LOC113567738 isoform X1, which translates to MSDPTGPWSPATPALPPDRVLNSGAVIFPGAFDQHGCPLLVFPVETQAKLARELTEEDLSDFILYVLRLHSKPREECLVSAVADLREASLDVVKRVTGTLLLLERHGRVVHSLYVVLPRHRGVSKHLHRLLLSESSRAPSSAPFKCVFLRDVFELSNYMDRSQLLASLGGYLTYCHQSWVSFVKEIGGFVQAFVAVVRRLPAYISAIQELSTLPVPEEVEPLTLFCSAHQARLQKLRRDLGLDDLLRQCEQILEKFRCPERDPCYQAMVGTHFFTRTALDMLQNYDRITAAVEKVALLWQQAFSKARLQLQVLRLQREAQQILAQMECVWQGALQSYRSEIRSEAAQNSSRAGALWLRFEASVFTHAMALVRRAEDVIHTTTEVVPMGSGWGQEAWLAELEQETDRFRMAVELLYERLRAVCRFHCGYEKVQHWYSRAICERSLQDLLWSRCRNPDVPPLACVKGGTSADSAWRPALESFLRHHPCPQLEELAQLAQLERALGELPNQGAAAQLTNRCMTLRTVMTSPDSATLHDLQLALQWQYEQLKGNRGAMTTTSDLTLVRDGCAESGGAGVLPRESGSGPCPSARWDTVPTVGKPPSLISFDSGFGGIGSSGLETGSGKEVPEGLPRVPFSKGGALRSPQTEVNVPGIPSVRDGPEPDSLGAGIRIVPRVTADCLNLEIRVTRSATLPQNPWLGLPLDELESSYTVTISPRQQGVQHSPRHASCSLEEAELSPIRNILSSTITDSAGGTETTPTLLWDTYDLHDLKHDSSVRCVRVRRSLCSVSDLSLCDWVLKEEAELQAVEEVLQRTAGILQEEEDALVQEEALSVLLTPEPIDGKWSTWRRHARLAPMSSSGLAEAGVIGLEDDLTSHLQLSHYHDDLSSQGCPEDAGGVCAPSPGPARSPGRGDLLQELKNLQSLDKRIMEENQKLHALHGCGAQSCTEDRRRFLDVLEHEKKEVEGGRKTRLRRGRKVIKCSIMESTSALGVREEDEGSVSDEALLTSCRRQPPDTKHEDQHVTPEELTNHKPSNSATDEAAHCKLGSEVLVTTAESTNNGKNLRQDTYQGSLSSTVLSELDISAAESDASNLQKRDMSDSISVASDPSDLSDVRVSVEEPEKCPGLHDCGLEMETVGTTNHAQCEGSGADPRVEEGRMVQEAGQERAFDPGGSGPLPRPPGSRRPWLGDQANSVSNRDLQESNAHVPAALGGPPVPSAGPKPKARTNPPPRKSQSLPATLGHNNNNNNNNNNDDPHCRTVCQPEHNVTSTEEFIIGSDYEHGDQIDAASDGEIEGLIVGAEPARCEGMTLEVESGSRGVSELSRDRAEHQAAAPVGYDVSTRSSRRSPDILPRVCVPELSDLLTPVVMDTGSVLVKAGFADQELPSIVFPAAIGRPKYEEVMHGSAERDVYVGHETRHMRGVLTLHYPVRNGLVTNWDHMELIWQHAFQQLCVDPVDHPVLLTEGVMVPLRNRQRMAQLMFESFNVPLTYVALQPVLALYAAGRTTGVVFDSGDGLSHSVPVFEGYCLPHAVQRLPLAGADVTLQLKQLLLEQGVCMRTSAELEIVRDIKEKCCHVPLDYEAELSRMGGAGTQMHYTLPDGHVVSLTTERFRAPEILFKPELIGRDHYGMHECIFKSILQSDIDLRKSFLGNVVLCGGNTLLAGLCERLQLELHRLAPAKGSGTVRVLSPPERDFSVWKGGAVLSSLPAFSSAWISREEYEEFGPQIVFRKCF; encoded by the exons GTCCGTGGTCTCCCGCTACCCCGGCGCTGCCCCCGGATCGCGTGCTGAACTCGGGAGCCGTGATCTTTCCCG GTGCCTTCGACCAGCATGGATGTCCGCTGCTCGTGTTCCCGGTGGAGACTCAGGCCAAACTCGCTCGCGAGCTCACCGAGGAAGACCTGTCCGACTTCATCCTCTACGTCCTGCGCCTGCACAG CAAACCCCGGGAGGAGTGTCTGGTGTCGGCGGTTGCTGACCTGAGGGAGGCCTCGCTGGACGTGGTCAAGCGCGTGACTGGAACCCTTTTGCTGCTGGAG CGACATGGGCGGGTTGTGCACTCGCTGTACGTGGTCCTGCCCAGACACAGGGGTGTGTCCAAGCACCTGCACAGACTGCTGCTGTCAGAATCCTCCAGAGCCCCTAGCTCTGCCCCCTTTAAG TGCGTTTTCCTCAGAGATGTATTTGAACTCTCCAACTACATGGACCGCAGTCAGCTGTTGGCTAGCCTGGGCGGGTATCTGACCTACTGCCACCAGAGCTGGGTCAGCTTCGTTAAG GAGATAGGTGGCTTCGTGCAGGCGTTTGTGGCAGTGGTACGACGATTGCCTGCATACATCTCCGCCATACAGGAGCTTTCCACCCTCCCGGTCCCTGAGGAGGTGGAGCCTCTCACCCTCTTCTGCTCCGCCCACCAGGCCCGCCTCCAGAAGCTGCGCAG ggacCTGGGTCTGGATGACCTATTGAGGCAGTGTGAACAAATTTTAGAAAAGTTCCGTTGCCCTGAGCGTGACCCGTGTTACCAGGCAATGGTGGGCACCCACTTCTTCACACGCACCGCCCTGGACATGCTTCAGAACTACGACAG GATCACGGCCGCCGTGGAGAAAGTGGCGTTGCTGTGGCAACAGGCCTTCTCTAAAGCCCGCCTCCAGCTGCAGGTCCTCAGACTTCAAAGAGAAGCACAACAG attctGGCtcagatggagtgtgtgtggcagggggcGCTGCAGTCCtacaggtctgagatcagatCTGAGGCCgcgcagaacagcagcagggctgGAGCACTGTGGCTGCGCTTTGAGGCGTCTGTTTTTACGCATGCTATG GCTCTGGTGCGTCGTGCAGAGGATGTGATCCACACTACAACGGAGGTTGTTCCTATGGGGAGTGGGTGGGGCCAGGAGGCGTGGCTTGCTGAGCTagagcaggagacagacaggttCCGCATGGCTGTGGAGCTACTGTACGAGAGGCTGAGGGCTGTGTGTCGCTTCCATTGCGGCTATGAGaag gTTCAGCACTGGTACAGCCGGGCCATCTGCGAGAGATCCTTGCAGGACCTTCTGTGGAGCAGGTGCAGGAACCCCGACGTCCCGCCTCTTGCGTGTGTGAAGGGCGGGACCTCTGCTGACTCCGCCTGGAGACCCGCCCTGGAGTCCTTCCTCAGGCACCACCCCTGCCcacagctggaggagctggcGCAGCTGGCACAGCTGGAACGGGCCCTAGGGGAGCTGCCCAATCAGGGCGCGGCTGCACAGCTGACCAACAG GTGCATGACTTTAAGGACGGTGATGACCTCGCCTGATTCCGCGACCCTTCATGACCTCCAGCTTGCCCTACAGTGGCAGTACGAGCAGCTGAAAGGAAATCGGGGAGCCATGACGACGACCTCTGACCTTACGCTTGTGAGGGACGGCTGCGCTGAGAGTGGGGGTGCTGGCGTCCTCCCGAGAGAGTCAGGGTCCGGCCCATGTCCGTCGGCCAGATGGGACACTGTCCCCACCGTGGGAAAACCGCCATCCCTCATCTCCTTCGACTCTGGCTTTGGCGGCATAGGAAGCAGTGGCCTTGAGACAGGAAGTGGGAAGGAGGTCCCTGAGGGATTACCCAGAGTGCCATTCAGCAAGGGAGGGGCACTGAGGTCTCCGCAGACGGAGGTGAACGTTCCGGGCATTCCGAGCGTGCGGGACGGGCCGGAGCCAGACTCTCTGGGGGCCGGGATCCGCATTGTCCCCAGGGTGACGGCGGACTGTCTGAACCTGGAGATCCGGGTGACCCGCTCAGCCACGCTGCCCCAGAACCCCTGGCTCGGCCTCCCCCTGGACGAGCTGGAGAGCTCCTACACTGTCACCATCTCCCCCAGACAGCAGGGGGTGCAGCACAGCCCCCGCCACGCCAGCTGCAGCCTGGAGGAGGCAGAGCTAAGCCCCATCCGGAATATTCTCTCCAGCACAATAACGGACAGCGCGGGTGGAACTGAGACCACGCCCACTCTCCTGTGGGACACCTATGACCTGCATGACCTTAAACATGACTCttctgtcag gtgtgtgcgcgtgcgcaggTCGCTGTGCTCCGTGTCggacctctctctgtgtgattgGGTGCtgaaggaggaggcagagctTCAAGctgtggaggaggtcctccagCGTACAGCTGGAATCCTGCAG gaggaggaggacgccCTCGTCCAGGAAGAGGCTCTGTCCGTACTGCTGACACCCGAGCCCATCGACGGGAAGTGGTCCACGTGGAGACGCCATGCCCGGCTTGCTCCG ATGTCATCCAGTGGTTTGGCAGAAGCAGGTGTGATTGGTTTGGAGGATGACCTCACTTCTCACCTCCAACTCTCCCATTACCATGACGACCTCTCATCTCAGGGCTGTCCAGAAGACGCTGGAGGTGTCTGTGCTCCGTCTCCTGGCCCTGCGCGGAGTCCAGGCAGGGGGGACCTGCTCCAGGAACTGAAGAACCTGCAGTCTCTCGACAAGCGGATCATGGAGGAGAACCAGAAGCTCCATGCTCTCCATGGCTGTGGAGCTCAGAGCTGCACTGAAGACCGGAGAAGGTTCCTGGACGTTCTGGAGCATGAGAagaaggaggtggagggtgggagGAAGACGCGGCTGCGCAGGGGTCGAAAGGTCATCAAGTGCTCCATCATGGAGAGCACCTCGGCGCTCGGCGTCAGGGAGGAGGACGAGGGTTCTGTTTCTGATGAAGCTCTGCTGACGAGCTGCAGACGCCAGCCGCCAGACACCAAACACGAAGACCAGCATGTAACCCCAGAGGAACTGACCAATCACAAGCCTTCTAATTCAGCCACAGATGAAGCTGCCCACTGCAAACTTGGGTCAGAGGTGCTGGTCACGACTGCGGAGTCCACCAATAACGGCAAGAACCTCAGACAGGACACGTACCAAGGGTCTCTGTCCTCTACCGTCCTGTCTGAATTGGACATCTCAGCAGCTGAGTCTGACGCATCCAATCTTCAGAAGAGAGACATGTCCGATTCCATCAGCGTAGCGTCGGATCCGTCTGATCTCTCAGACGTGCGAGTTTCTGTCGAAGAGCCGGAGAAGTGCCCGGGTCTGCATGACTGCGGCCTGGAGATGGAAACCGTGGGGACAACTAATCACGCTCAGTGTGAGGGCAGTGGAGCTGACCCGCGAGTGGAGGAGGGGCGAATGGTGCAGGAGGCTGGTCAAGAGAGGGCATTTGACCCTGGGGGCTCAGGACCCTTGCCCCGCCCCCCTGGGTCAAGGAGGCCGTGGCTGGGTGATCAGGCGAACTCTGTTTCTAACCGAGACCTACAGGAAAGCAACGCTCACGTTCCTGCTGCACTAGGAGGCCCGCcggtgccctctgctggcccgAAGCCAAAAGCACGCACAAACCCTCCACCTAGAAAATCGCAGTCACTCCCAGCAACACTGggacacaacaacaacaacaacaacaacaacaacaatgatgaCCCTCACTGTAGGACTGTGTGTCAGCCTGAGCACAACGTCACATCGACAGAGGAGTTTATAATCGGATCGGATTATGAACACGGAGATCAGATAGACGCTGCCTCTGATGGAGAGATCGAGGGTCTTATTGTTGGGGCGGAGCCTGCGAGATGCGAGGGAATGACGTTGGAGGTGGAGTCTGGCTCACGTGGCGTCTCTGAGCTCAGCAGAGACCGTGCGGAGCACCAGGCTGCTGCTCCTGTTGGTTACGATGTCTCGACGAGATCCAGCCGCAGGTCCCCGGATATTCTGCCTCGCGTCTGTGTGCCAGAG cTGAGTGACCTCCTGACCCCCGTGGTCATGGATACAGGCTCTGTCCTGGTGAAGGCAGGCTTTGCTGATCAGGAACTTCCCAGCATCGTTTTCCCAGCAGCCATCGGCCGGCCCAAATATGAG GAGGTGATGCATGGCAGTGCCGAGCGAGACGTGTATGTGGGACACGAGACGCGGCATATGAGGGGTGTCCTGACCCTGCACTACCCCGTGAGAAATGGCCTCGTCACCAACTGGGACCACATGGAGCTG aTCTGGCAGCATGCGTTCCAACAGCTGTGCGTGGACCCTGTCGACCACCCTGTGCTGCTGACTGAAGGCGTCATGGTCCCACTGAGGAACCGGCAGCGCATGGCGCAGCTGATGTTTGAATCCTTTAACGTCCCGCTCACCTATGTGGCCCTGCAGCCTGTGTTGGCACTGTACGCAGCCGGGCGCACCACAG GTGTGGTGTTTGACTCTGGCGATGGGCTGAGTCACAGTGTCCCTGTGTTTGAGGGGTACTGTCTGCCCCATGCTGTACAGCGCCTCCCTCTGGCTGGAGCAGATGTTACACTGCAGCTCAAACAG ctgctgctggagcagggtgtgtgtatgcgcacgtcTGCTGAGCTGGAGATCGTTCGGGACATTAAGGAGAAATGCTGCCATGTGCCTCTAGATTATGAGGCGGAGCTTAGCAGAATGGGCGGGGCTGGAACGCAGATGCATTACACACTGCCTGACGGACATGTCGTATCCCTGACGACGGAGAGGTTCAG ggCTCCTGAGATCCTGTTCAAACCGGAGTTGATTGGCCGTGATCATTACGGGATGCATGAGTGCATTTTCAAATCCATCCTGCAGTCCGACATTGACCTGAGGAAGAGCTTTCTGGGAAACGTAGTTCTCTGTG GAGGCAACACTCTCCTGGCTGGCCTGTGTGAGCGTCTGCAGCTGGAGCTCCACCGCCTGGCCCCTGCAAAAGGCAGCGGGACCGTGCGGGTCCTAAGTCCTCCAGAGCGGGACTTTTCTGTGTGGAAAGGCGGGGCTGTGCTATCCTCCCTCCCAGCTTTCTCCTCTGCCTGGATCAGCCGCGAGGAGTACGAAGAATTCGGACCACAGATTGTCTTCAGGAAGTGTTTCTGA
- the LOC113567738 gene encoding uncharacterized protein LOC113567738 isoform X2, which yields MSDPTGPWSPATPALPPDRVLNSGAVIFPGAFDQHGCPLLVFPVETQAKLARELTEEDLSDFILYVLRLHSKPREECLVSAVADLREASLDVVKRVTGTLLLLERHGRVVHSLYVVLPRHRGVSKHLHRLLLSESSRAPSSAPFKCVFLRDVFELSNYMDRSQLLASLGGYLTYCHQSWVSFVKEIGGFVQAFVAVVRRLPAYISAIQELSTLPVPEEVEPLTLFCSAHQARLQKLRRDLGLDDLLRQCEQILEKFRCPERDPCYQAMVGTHFFTRTALDMLQNYDRITAAVEKVALLWQQAFSKARLQLQVLRLQREAQQILAQMECVWQGALQSYRSEIRSEAAQNSSRAGALWLRFEASVFTHAMALVRRAEDVIHTTTEVVPMGSGWGQEAWLAELEQETDRFRMAVELLYERLRAVCRFHCGYEKVQHWYSRAICERSLQDLLWSRCRNPDVPPLACVKGGTSADSAWRPALESFLRHHPCPQLEELAQLAQLERALGELPNQGAAAQLTNRCMTLRTVMTSPDSATLHDLQLALQWQYEQLKGNRGAMTTTSDLTLVRDGCAESGGAGVLPRESGSGPCPSARWDTVPTVGKPPSLISFDSGFGGIGSSGLETGSGKEVPEGLPRVPFSKGGALRSPQTEVNVPGIPSVRDGPEPDSLGAGIRIVPRVTADCLNLEIRVTRSATLPQNPWLGLPLDELESSYTVTISPRQQGVQHSPRHASCSLEEAELSPIRNILSSTITDSAGGTETTPTLLWDTYDLHDLKHDSSVRSLCSVSDLSLCDWVLKEEAELQAVEEVLQRTAGILQEEEDALVQEEALSVLLTPEPIDGKWSTWRRHARLAPMSSSGLAEAGVIGLEDDLTSHLQLSHYHDDLSSQGCPEDAGGVCAPSPGPARSPGRGDLLQELKNLQSLDKRIMEENQKLHALHGCGAQSCTEDRRRFLDVLEHEKKEVEGGRKTRLRRGRKVIKCSIMESTSALGVREEDEGSVSDEALLTSCRRQPPDTKHEDQHVTPEELTNHKPSNSATDEAAHCKLGSEVLVTTAESTNNGKNLRQDTYQGSLSSTVLSELDISAAESDASNLQKRDMSDSISVASDPSDLSDVRVSVEEPEKCPGLHDCGLEMETVGTTNHAQCEGSGADPRVEEGRMVQEAGQERAFDPGGSGPLPRPPGSRRPWLGDQANSVSNRDLQESNAHVPAALGGPPVPSAGPKPKARTNPPPRKSQSLPATLGHNNNNNNNNNNDDPHCRTVCQPEHNVTSTEEFIIGSDYEHGDQIDAASDGEIEGLIVGAEPARCEGMTLEVESGSRGVSELSRDRAEHQAAAPVGYDVSTRSSRRSPDILPRVCVPELSDLLTPVVMDTGSVLVKAGFADQELPSIVFPAAIGRPKYEEVMHGSAERDVYVGHETRHMRGVLTLHYPVRNGLVTNWDHMELIWQHAFQQLCVDPVDHPVLLTEGVMVPLRNRQRMAQLMFESFNVPLTYVALQPVLALYAAGRTTGVVFDSGDGLSHSVPVFEGYCLPHAVQRLPLAGADVTLQLKQLLLEQGVCMRTSAELEIVRDIKEKCCHVPLDYEAELSRMGGAGTQMHYTLPDGHVVSLTTERFRAPEILFKPELIGRDHYGMHECIFKSILQSDIDLRKSFLGNVVLCGGNTLLAGLCERLQLELHRLAPAKGSGTVRVLSPPERDFSVWKGGAVLSSLPAFSSAWISREEYEEFGPQIVFRKCF from the exons GTCCGTGGTCTCCCGCTACCCCGGCGCTGCCCCCGGATCGCGTGCTGAACTCGGGAGCCGTGATCTTTCCCG GTGCCTTCGACCAGCATGGATGTCCGCTGCTCGTGTTCCCGGTGGAGACTCAGGCCAAACTCGCTCGCGAGCTCACCGAGGAAGACCTGTCCGACTTCATCCTCTACGTCCTGCGCCTGCACAG CAAACCCCGGGAGGAGTGTCTGGTGTCGGCGGTTGCTGACCTGAGGGAGGCCTCGCTGGACGTGGTCAAGCGCGTGACTGGAACCCTTTTGCTGCTGGAG CGACATGGGCGGGTTGTGCACTCGCTGTACGTGGTCCTGCCCAGACACAGGGGTGTGTCCAAGCACCTGCACAGACTGCTGCTGTCAGAATCCTCCAGAGCCCCTAGCTCTGCCCCCTTTAAG TGCGTTTTCCTCAGAGATGTATTTGAACTCTCCAACTACATGGACCGCAGTCAGCTGTTGGCTAGCCTGGGCGGGTATCTGACCTACTGCCACCAGAGCTGGGTCAGCTTCGTTAAG GAGATAGGTGGCTTCGTGCAGGCGTTTGTGGCAGTGGTACGACGATTGCCTGCATACATCTCCGCCATACAGGAGCTTTCCACCCTCCCGGTCCCTGAGGAGGTGGAGCCTCTCACCCTCTTCTGCTCCGCCCACCAGGCCCGCCTCCAGAAGCTGCGCAG ggacCTGGGTCTGGATGACCTATTGAGGCAGTGTGAACAAATTTTAGAAAAGTTCCGTTGCCCTGAGCGTGACCCGTGTTACCAGGCAATGGTGGGCACCCACTTCTTCACACGCACCGCCCTGGACATGCTTCAGAACTACGACAG GATCACGGCCGCCGTGGAGAAAGTGGCGTTGCTGTGGCAACAGGCCTTCTCTAAAGCCCGCCTCCAGCTGCAGGTCCTCAGACTTCAAAGAGAAGCACAACAG attctGGCtcagatggagtgtgtgtggcagggggcGCTGCAGTCCtacaggtctgagatcagatCTGAGGCCgcgcagaacagcagcagggctgGAGCACTGTGGCTGCGCTTTGAGGCGTCTGTTTTTACGCATGCTATG GCTCTGGTGCGTCGTGCAGAGGATGTGATCCACACTACAACGGAGGTTGTTCCTATGGGGAGTGGGTGGGGCCAGGAGGCGTGGCTTGCTGAGCTagagcaggagacagacaggttCCGCATGGCTGTGGAGCTACTGTACGAGAGGCTGAGGGCTGTGTGTCGCTTCCATTGCGGCTATGAGaag gTTCAGCACTGGTACAGCCGGGCCATCTGCGAGAGATCCTTGCAGGACCTTCTGTGGAGCAGGTGCAGGAACCCCGACGTCCCGCCTCTTGCGTGTGTGAAGGGCGGGACCTCTGCTGACTCCGCCTGGAGACCCGCCCTGGAGTCCTTCCTCAGGCACCACCCCTGCCcacagctggaggagctggcGCAGCTGGCACAGCTGGAACGGGCCCTAGGGGAGCTGCCCAATCAGGGCGCGGCTGCACAGCTGACCAACAG GTGCATGACTTTAAGGACGGTGATGACCTCGCCTGATTCCGCGACCCTTCATGACCTCCAGCTTGCCCTACAGTGGCAGTACGAGCAGCTGAAAGGAAATCGGGGAGCCATGACGACGACCTCTGACCTTACGCTTGTGAGGGACGGCTGCGCTGAGAGTGGGGGTGCTGGCGTCCTCCCGAGAGAGTCAGGGTCCGGCCCATGTCCGTCGGCCAGATGGGACACTGTCCCCACCGTGGGAAAACCGCCATCCCTCATCTCCTTCGACTCTGGCTTTGGCGGCATAGGAAGCAGTGGCCTTGAGACAGGAAGTGGGAAGGAGGTCCCTGAGGGATTACCCAGAGTGCCATTCAGCAAGGGAGGGGCACTGAGGTCTCCGCAGACGGAGGTGAACGTTCCGGGCATTCCGAGCGTGCGGGACGGGCCGGAGCCAGACTCTCTGGGGGCCGGGATCCGCATTGTCCCCAGGGTGACGGCGGACTGTCTGAACCTGGAGATCCGGGTGACCCGCTCAGCCACGCTGCCCCAGAACCCCTGGCTCGGCCTCCCCCTGGACGAGCTGGAGAGCTCCTACACTGTCACCATCTCCCCCAGACAGCAGGGGGTGCAGCACAGCCCCCGCCACGCCAGCTGCAGCCTGGAGGAGGCAGAGCTAAGCCCCATCCGGAATATTCTCTCCAGCACAATAACGGACAGCGCGGGTGGAACTGAGACCACGCCCACTCTCCTGTGGGACACCTATGACCTGCATGACCTTAAACATGACTCttctgtcag gTCGCTGTGCTCCGTGTCggacctctctctgtgtgattgGGTGCtgaaggaggaggcagagctTCAAGctgtggaggaggtcctccagCGTACAGCTGGAATCCTGCAG gaggaggaggacgccCTCGTCCAGGAAGAGGCTCTGTCCGTACTGCTGACACCCGAGCCCATCGACGGGAAGTGGTCCACGTGGAGACGCCATGCCCGGCTTGCTCCG ATGTCATCCAGTGGTTTGGCAGAAGCAGGTGTGATTGGTTTGGAGGATGACCTCACTTCTCACCTCCAACTCTCCCATTACCATGACGACCTCTCATCTCAGGGCTGTCCAGAAGACGCTGGAGGTGTCTGTGCTCCGTCTCCTGGCCCTGCGCGGAGTCCAGGCAGGGGGGACCTGCTCCAGGAACTGAAGAACCTGCAGTCTCTCGACAAGCGGATCATGGAGGAGAACCAGAAGCTCCATGCTCTCCATGGCTGTGGAGCTCAGAGCTGCACTGAAGACCGGAGAAGGTTCCTGGACGTTCTGGAGCATGAGAagaaggaggtggagggtgggagGAAGACGCGGCTGCGCAGGGGTCGAAAGGTCATCAAGTGCTCCATCATGGAGAGCACCTCGGCGCTCGGCGTCAGGGAGGAGGACGAGGGTTCTGTTTCTGATGAAGCTCTGCTGACGAGCTGCAGACGCCAGCCGCCAGACACCAAACACGAAGACCAGCATGTAACCCCAGAGGAACTGACCAATCACAAGCCTTCTAATTCAGCCACAGATGAAGCTGCCCACTGCAAACTTGGGTCAGAGGTGCTGGTCACGACTGCGGAGTCCACCAATAACGGCAAGAACCTCAGACAGGACACGTACCAAGGGTCTCTGTCCTCTACCGTCCTGTCTGAATTGGACATCTCAGCAGCTGAGTCTGACGCATCCAATCTTCAGAAGAGAGACATGTCCGATTCCATCAGCGTAGCGTCGGATCCGTCTGATCTCTCAGACGTGCGAGTTTCTGTCGAAGAGCCGGAGAAGTGCCCGGGTCTGCATGACTGCGGCCTGGAGATGGAAACCGTGGGGACAACTAATCACGCTCAGTGTGAGGGCAGTGGAGCTGACCCGCGAGTGGAGGAGGGGCGAATGGTGCAGGAGGCTGGTCAAGAGAGGGCATTTGACCCTGGGGGCTCAGGACCCTTGCCCCGCCCCCCTGGGTCAAGGAGGCCGTGGCTGGGTGATCAGGCGAACTCTGTTTCTAACCGAGACCTACAGGAAAGCAACGCTCACGTTCCTGCTGCACTAGGAGGCCCGCcggtgccctctgctggcccgAAGCCAAAAGCACGCACAAACCCTCCACCTAGAAAATCGCAGTCACTCCCAGCAACACTGggacacaacaacaacaacaacaacaacaacaacaatgatgaCCCTCACTGTAGGACTGTGTGTCAGCCTGAGCACAACGTCACATCGACAGAGGAGTTTATAATCGGATCGGATTATGAACACGGAGATCAGATAGACGCTGCCTCTGATGGAGAGATCGAGGGTCTTATTGTTGGGGCGGAGCCTGCGAGATGCGAGGGAATGACGTTGGAGGTGGAGTCTGGCTCACGTGGCGTCTCTGAGCTCAGCAGAGACCGTGCGGAGCACCAGGCTGCTGCTCCTGTTGGTTACGATGTCTCGACGAGATCCAGCCGCAGGTCCCCGGATATTCTGCCTCGCGTCTGTGTGCCAGAG cTGAGTGACCTCCTGACCCCCGTGGTCATGGATACAGGCTCTGTCCTGGTGAAGGCAGGCTTTGCTGATCAGGAACTTCCCAGCATCGTTTTCCCAGCAGCCATCGGCCGGCCCAAATATGAG GAGGTGATGCATGGCAGTGCCGAGCGAGACGTGTATGTGGGACACGAGACGCGGCATATGAGGGGTGTCCTGACCCTGCACTACCCCGTGAGAAATGGCCTCGTCACCAACTGGGACCACATGGAGCTG aTCTGGCAGCATGCGTTCCAACAGCTGTGCGTGGACCCTGTCGACCACCCTGTGCTGCTGACTGAAGGCGTCATGGTCCCACTGAGGAACCGGCAGCGCATGGCGCAGCTGATGTTTGAATCCTTTAACGTCCCGCTCACCTATGTGGCCCTGCAGCCTGTGTTGGCACTGTACGCAGCCGGGCGCACCACAG GTGTGGTGTTTGACTCTGGCGATGGGCTGAGTCACAGTGTCCCTGTGTTTGAGGGGTACTGTCTGCCCCATGCTGTACAGCGCCTCCCTCTGGCTGGAGCAGATGTTACACTGCAGCTCAAACAG ctgctgctggagcagggtgtgtgtatgcgcacgtcTGCTGAGCTGGAGATCGTTCGGGACATTAAGGAGAAATGCTGCCATGTGCCTCTAGATTATGAGGCGGAGCTTAGCAGAATGGGCGGGGCTGGAACGCAGATGCATTACACACTGCCTGACGGACATGTCGTATCCCTGACGACGGAGAGGTTCAG ggCTCCTGAGATCCTGTTCAAACCGGAGTTGATTGGCCGTGATCATTACGGGATGCATGAGTGCATTTTCAAATCCATCCTGCAGTCCGACATTGACCTGAGGAAGAGCTTTCTGGGAAACGTAGTTCTCTGTG GAGGCAACACTCTCCTGGCTGGCCTGTGTGAGCGTCTGCAGCTGGAGCTCCACCGCCTGGCCCCTGCAAAAGGCAGCGGGACCGTGCGGGTCCTAAGTCCTCCAGAGCGGGACTTTTCTGTGTGGAAAGGCGGGGCTGTGCTATCCTCCCTCCCAGCTTTCTCCTCTGCCTGGATCAGCCGCGAGGAGTACGAAGAATTCGGACCACAGATTGTCTTCAGGAAGTGTTTCTGA